In Candidatus Margulisiibacteriota bacterium, the genomic stretch CGTTCTCGGTGGGCTTGCGGCCAAGCTTTTGCAGGAGCCCCCTCGAGATCTTTCTAAGGCGGTTTATGGTCTCCACCATATGCACGGGTATCCTTATCGTCCTTGCCTGGTCCGCTATGGACCTGGTTATGGCCTGCCTGATCCACCAGGTGGCATAGGTCGAGAACTTATAGCCCTTTCTGTAATCGAACTTTTCTACGGCCCTGATAAGGCCGAGGTTGCCTTCCTGTATCAGGTCAAGAAAGAGCATTCCCCTGCCGGTGTATTTTTTTGCGATGCTGACAACGAGCCTTAAGTTGGAATTGACCAGCCTGTGTTTGGAGGCCATATCCCCCTTTTTGATCTTTTTGGCAAGGTCTATCTCCTGCGGAAAGGTCAGCAGCGGATACTTGCCTATTTCCCTAAGATACATCTTTACCGTGTCATCAACCCCGGCGCCCTTTATCTCTTCAAGCTTTGCGCCCGAGCCAAAGCTGGCCGCCATCTTTTTAACGGAGCCCAGGCTCTTTAAAAAAGCTTCGCCCTCGTCGTGCGGCTTTTCGGTCTCTCCAAAAGAGGTCAAGAGCTCGTCCGGGTTAAGGTACCCTTTTTTGTCGGCAAGGGTCTTTAACTGCAAAAGCTCCTCCTCCCTCTTTCCGGGAATGTGTTCCAAAGTCTTTCCCCTTTCTGCGAGGCGTCATCCTATAATGTATCGGACAAAACCCCCTCAAATTTCACAAAGACATCAACCTTCCGTGATGCTCCAGATACTGAGCCTGAAGGCTGCCGAGCTTTTCTATGTCCTTTGCCTCCTCTGCCTCCTTCATCTGTTGTCTAAGCGCCTCTATCCCCGACTTGATCGAATTGGCCTTGAGAACGCAGGAGCAGTCCTTTAGCATGGCGCCCGGGTCCACTATCTCGTGCCGGTCAAGCGCTATCTGCGAAAGCAGCCTCTTTTCCTCCTCTCCCTTGAGCAGATCGGTCACCGAAGCGTACGGCTTTTCTTCTTCCATACCTTCAAAAGTAAGCAGCAGTTCAAAGATGTTCTTTGATACAGGGTCCGAAAATTCCTGAGGCAGTACGGAGCCTTTCAGGGTTTCCCTGACAGAGGGCTCTTCCATCCAAAGTTTTATCAGGGTCCTTTCGGCCTTGAGCACTTTTGAGCCCGGCCTCTTTAGCGGAGCGCTCTGCACGGACCTTCTGCCGTAAAAAGAAGACCTTTTTATCTCGGAAAGCAGGCTGTCCGGATCTATGCCGAGCCTCTGAGCGGCGTACTTTATGTATTCGTCCCTGACTATCCGGTTCTTTTCCTGCGACAGGATGGCGGCGCATTTTCTTGCGGCCTGTGCTTTGCCCTCGGCCTCCTTAATATTGTGCGTCCTTATCGCGGAATCTATCCTGTACCGCGTTGCAGGAAGCGCCGCCTTTAGCAGTTCCCTAAAGCGCTCTGCTCCTTCTTTTTTTATCAGTTCGTCCGGATCTTTTCCTCCGGCAAGCGTTACCACCTTGGGATAAAGCTCCATCTCCCTCATCAGGTCTATCGTTCTGCGCGAGGCCTCGGCCCCGGCCTCGTCGCTGTCAAACACCAGGACCAGCTCCGGACAGAGCCTGCCAAGCGCCTTTATCTGCAGGGGCGTCAGCGAGGTGCCCGAAGAAGCCGCGATATTCTTTATCCCGTGAGCGTAGCAGCGGATAAAGTCCATATATCCCTCTACCAGGTAAGCCCTTTTTTCTTCCTTTATCCTGTCCTTGCTAAAGTTGAGGCCGTAAAGGACAGAGCCCTTGCTGTACACGGGCGATTCAGGCGAGTTTATATATTTTGGAGAACTCCCGTCAAGCGACCTTGCTCCAAAGCCGATCACCCTGCCCTGGATATCCCAGATGGGGAACATCAGCCTTTTTCGGAAGCGGTCGTAATAAGATGAGCCGTCCTCTTTTTTGATTATCAGCCCGGCCTTTTCGATGTCTGCGGGGGAAAAGGAGGCCTGCGTCAGGTGTTTGTAGAGGCCATCCCAGCCGTCCGGAGCAGAGCCAATGCGGAAAAAATCGAGTATCTTTTGGGTCAGCCCTCTTTCGGCGGCGTATTTTTTTGCAGCCTCGTCCTTTTCCAGATTCAACTGGAAAAAGTCGGCGGCTTTGTCGAGTGCGGCATAAAGCGCCCTGTTGTCCTGCCTTAATTGCTTTTCCGCTGAGGCGGCATCAACAGAAAATTCTATCCCGACCCTGTCGGCCACCAGTTTTACCGCTTCGGCAAAAGCAACATTCTCTATCTTCATCAAAAAAGTGAAAACATTTCCCCCCTGGCCGCAGCCAAAACAGTGAAAGAGCTGTTTTTCCTGGCTTACGGTAAAAGAGGGCGTCTTTTCGCTGTGGAAAGGGCAAAGGGCAAGATAATTCTTGCCTTTTTTCTTAAGAGCGGTATAGCCGGATATCACCTCCACTATGTCCGCTTTTTCCCTTATCTCTTCTATCCTGGAGTTCTCTATCACAGGTTCCATTCCGACGGCACGAACAGGCCCATGAAGACCGCTATGGCATACCTGTCGGTCATCCCGGCGATGTGATCCCTTATGAGAGCGGCCAGGGCTTTTTTGCCCTTGCCTTTTTTGAATCCGGGGACAAGTCTCGGCTCTTTCATAAAATGGTCGAACAGGCAGGTCAGAACATGCTCCACTTTTTTATTCTCTCTAATTGAGGTCGGCGAAGTATAGACCTTTTTGAACATGAACCTGTAGAGCCCGTGCAGGACGCTTTCTCCCTTTTTGCTCATTCTGACAATGTTCTTTCCGGCGCTGCTGAGCACCAGGTCTTTCACAAAAGCGTTCACCGTGTCGCTGCCTATGAACTTTCTATAACCTGCAGGAAGGTCCTTCTTTTTTATGATGCCCGAGCGTATCGAGTCGTCAATATCATGATTGATATAGGCTATCCTGTCGGCGTAGCGCACAATAGAACCCTCCAGAGTGCTGGCGCTGGGAAAAGTCCAGGGATGGTTCAGTATCCCGTTCCTTACCTCGGGGGTCAGATTGAGCTTTTCTATGTTATCCGCCACATGCAGGCTCTGGATGTTGTGGTCAAAAGAAAGGCCGTACTTCTTAAGCAGTTTGTCCAGAACGGATTCTCCCGCATGGCCAAAGGGCGTGTGCCCCAGGTCGTGTCCCAGAGCTACCGCCTCGGTCAGGTCTTCGTTAAGCCCCAGCGCCCTTGCTATCGTCCTTGCTATCTGGGCCACTTCCAGAGTGTGGGTAAGCCTGGTCCTGTAGTGGTCCCCGGTTGGGGAGATAAAGACCTGCGTCTTGTGCTTTAACCTTCTGAAGGCCTTTGAATGCACTATCCGATCGCGGTCCCTCTGGTAGCAGGTCCTGATAGGGCAGGGGGCCTCGCTTTTTGCGCGCTTTCCCCCCTTTACGGAAAGAGAAGCCCTTTCGGAGAGGAACTTTTTTTCCCTCTCCTCCGTAAGCCGGCGGATATTTTGCATGCGTTCTTCTATTATTTTAGGACAGCCCTTGCCGCTGCGAGCCGTGCAATGGGCACCCTAAAAGGAGAGCAGCTGACATAGTTCATTCCCGCTTTGTAGCAGAACTCTATGGAAGCAGGGTCCCCTCCATGCTCTCCGCAGATACCTATCTTGAGGTCTTTTCTCGTCTTTCTTCCTCTTGTGATGCCGGTCTTGATAAGTTCGCCGACCCCTTCGGTGTCTATGCTCTGGAACGGGTCAATTTTCAAGATCCCCTTTTCCAGATAATGTCCCAGGAACGAGCCGATATCGTCGCGGCTGAACCCAAAGGTCAGCTGTGTCAGGTCGTTGGTGCCAAAAGAGAAGAAGTGCGCGGCTTCGGCAATCTTGTCCGCTATCAGGGCCGCCCTGGGGATCTCTATCATGGTCCCCACAGAGTAGGGGAGGTTCTTTACCCCGTGCTTGGCTTTTACCTCGTCATAGACCCTCTTGATGATATCGTACTGGTCCTTGATCTCGTTAACGCAGGAGACCACCGGGACCATTATTTCCGGCAGAGCTTTTTTGCCGGACTTGATAAGTTCTGCGGCTGATTCGAAGATGGCTCTTGCCTGTATCTCGGTTATTTCCGGATAGGTAACTCCCAGCCTTACTCCGCGGTGCCCCATCATCGGGTTGCTTTCGCGAAGTACCGAGGCTCTCTTTTCCAGGTCTTCCATATTGATCGAAAGGGCTTTGGCAAGTTCTTCCAGTTTGGCCTTTTCGTGAGGGACAAATTCATGCAGCGGCGGGTCTATCAGCCTGATCGTTACAGGAAGACCGTTCATCGCCTCAAGAGTGGCCTTGATGTCGGACTTCATGTGAGGATAAAGGTCTTTTAGCGCGGCCTTTCTTTCTTCCACCGTCTTAGAGAGGATCATCTTGCGCAGTTCAAAGAGAGGAGCATCGGAGCCCTCGCCGTAGAACATGTGCTCTATCCTGAACAGACCGATGCCCTCGGCCCCAAAGTCCCTTGCCTTTTGAGCGTCCTTTGGAGTGTCGGCATTGGTCCTTATCTTCAGCTTTCTTACGCTGTCGCAAAGCTTAAGGAATTCGTTGAGCAGTCCGCCTTCCTGGCTGGCGTCCACCATGGGAAGTTTTCCTTCGTAGATATTTCCCTTGGTGCCGTTTAGAGTGATCCAGTCGCCTTCTTTAAGGGACTTTCCGGCAATCGTCATGGTCTTGCTGGAATAATCGATGCTGATAGCGGCGCAGCCCACAACACAGCACTTGCCCCAGCCTCTTGCAACAAGCGCGGCGTGAGAGGTCATCCCGCCCCTTGCGGTCAGGACCGCCTGGGCGGCCCTCATGCCTTCCACATCTTCCGGATTGGTCTCTTCCCTAACCAGGATGACCTGTTTTCCTTTTTCGGCCCAGTCAACGGCATCCTGCGAGGAAAACACTATCATGCCGAACGCTCCGCCCGGGCCTGCCGGAAGGCCCTTGGCCAGCGGCTTGTTGGTTTTTTCCGCCTTGGGGTCCACTATCGGATGCAGCAGTTCGTCCAGCTGCTCCGGGGTCACTCTCATGATGGCCTCATCTTTTGTGATGAGCCTCTCTTTTGCCATGTCAACGGCCATTTTTACCGCGGCAGGCCCGTTCCTTTTGCCTATGCGGCACTGGAGCATAAAGAGTTTGCCTTTTTCTATCGTGAACTCTATGTCCTGCATGTCGCGGTAGTGTTTTTCGAGCCTATTCTGAAAGCCGAAAAGTTCCTTATAAAGATGGGGCATGCCCTTTTCAAGAGATACCAGGGCCTTGTTGTTCTCGCTCTTGCTTACCTCGTTGACCGGTGCGGGGGTCCTTGTGCCGGCCACCACATCCTCGCCCTGCGCGTTCACCAGGTATTCGCCGTAAAAATGGTTGTCGCCGTTTCCGGGGTTCCTGGTAAAGGCAACTCCCGTGGCGCAGTCGCTTCCCATGTTGCCGAACACCATTGTCTGCACATTGACCGCGGTCCCCCATTCATCCGGTATATTCTCTATCCTTCTGTAGGACACGGCCCTCTTGCCGTTCCAGGAAGAGAACACGGCCCCAATGCCGCCCCAGAGCTGTTCCATCGGCTCGTCCGGGAATTCCCTGCCAAGGACCGCTTTTACTCTTTTCTTGAACTCTTCGCAGAGGTCCTTGAGGTCTTTTCCTGTCAGGTCGGTATCGGTCTTACACCCTTTTTTCTCTTTTACCTCGTCCATGATCCTCTCCAACTGCCTTCTGATGCCCATCTCATCTTTGGGCTC encodes the following:
- the dnaG gene encoding DNA primase, with product MEPVIENSRIEEIREKADIVEVISGYTALKKKGKNYLALCPFHSEKTPSFTVSQEKQLFHCFGCGQGGNVFTFLMKIENVAFAEAVKLVADRVGIEFSVDAASAEKQLRQDNRALYAALDKAADFFQLNLEKDEAAKKYAAERGLTQKILDFFRIGSAPDGWDGLYKHLTQASFSPADIEKAGLIIKKEDGSSYYDRFRKRLMFPIWDIQGRVIGFGARSLDGSSPKYINSPESPVYSKGSVLYGLNFSKDRIKEEKRAYLVEGYMDFIRCYAHGIKNIAASSGTSLTPLQIKALGRLCPELVLVFDSDEAGAEASRRTIDLMREMELYPKVVTLAGGKDPDELIKKEGAERFRELLKAALPATRYRIDSAIRTHNIKEAEGKAQAARKCAAILSQEKNRIVRDEYIKYAAQRLGIDPDSLLSEIKRSSFYGRRSVQSAPLKRPGSKVLKAERTLIKLWMEEPSVRETLKGSVLPQEFSDPVSKNIFELLLTFEGMEEEKPYASVTDLLKGEEEKRLLSQIALDRHEIVDPGAMLKDCSCVLKANSIKSGIEALRQQMKEAEEAKDIEKLGSLQAQYLEHHGRLMSL
- a CDS encoding deoxyguanosinetriphosphate triphosphohydrolase, whose amino-acid sequence is MQNIRRLTEEREKKFLSERASLSVKGGKRAKSEAPCPIRTCYQRDRDRIVHSKAFRRLKHKTQVFISPTGDHYRTRLTHTLEVAQIARTIARALGLNEDLTEAVALGHDLGHTPFGHAGESVLDKLLKKYGLSFDHNIQSLHVADNIEKLNLTPEVRNGILNHPWTFPSASTLEGSIVRYADRIAYINHDIDDSIRSGIIKKKDLPAGYRKFIGSDTVNAFVKDLVLSSAGKNIVRMSKKGESVLHGLYRFMFKKVYTSPTSIRENKKVEHVLTCLFDHFMKEPRLVPGFKKGKGKKALAALIRDHIAGMTDRYAIAVFMGLFVPSEWNL
- the rpoD gene encoding RNA polymerase sigma factor RpoD; the encoded protein is MEHIPGKREEELLQLKTLADKKGYLNPDELLTSFGETEKPHDEGEAFLKSLGSVKKMAASFGSGAKLEEIKGAGVDDTVKMYLREIGKYPLLTFPQEIDLAKKIKKGDMASKHRLVNSNLRLVVSIAKKYTGRGMLFLDLIQEGNLGLIRAVEKFDYRKGYKFSTYATWWIRQAITRSIADQARTIRIPVHMVETINRLRKISRGLLQKLGRKPTENEIAKKARMSADKVREVVKVSQLPLSLEIPIGDEESSHLGDFVEDSTVAHPDEVVLHGLLRDDLEEVMQSLSERERTVLRLRFGLEDGRPRTLEEVGQLYKVTRERIRQIEAKALRKLKHPTRSRKLREYLK
- the ppdK gene encoding pyruvate, phosphate dikinase, which produces MASKKSSGSKKFVYFFGGGKADGNEKMKNLLGGKGANLAEMAGNPKLKLPVPPGFTLTTDVCTYYYENGKKYPKVLEAQVKAALEKVEKIMGKKFGDENDPLLMSVRSGARKSMPGMMETVLNVGLTTRTIPGLIKQTGGNERFVYDAYRRLIMMYSDVVMEKAAGIEPKDEMGIRRQLERIMDEVKEKKGCKTDTDLTGKDLKDLCEEFKKRVKAVLGREFPDEPMEQLWGGIGAVFSSWNGKRAVSYRRIENIPDEWGTAVNVQTMVFGNMGSDCATGVAFTRNPGNGDNHFYGEYLVNAQGEDVVAGTRTPAPVNEVSKSENNKALVSLEKGMPHLYKELFGFQNRLEKHYRDMQDIEFTIEKGKLFMLQCRIGKRNGPAAVKMAVDMAKERLITKDEAIMRVTPEQLDELLHPIVDPKAEKTNKPLAKGLPAGPGGAFGMIVFSSQDAVDWAEKGKQVILVREETNPEDVEGMRAAQAVLTARGGMTSHAALVARGWGKCCVVGCAAISIDYSSKTMTIAGKSLKEGDWITLNGTKGNIYEGKLPMVDASQEGGLLNEFLKLCDSVRKLKIRTNADTPKDAQKARDFGAEGIGLFRIEHMFYGEGSDAPLFELRKMILSKTVEERKAALKDLYPHMKSDIKATLEAMNGLPVTIRLIDPPLHEFVPHEKAKLEELAKALSINMEDLEKRASVLRESNPMMGHRGVRLGVTYPEITEIQARAIFESAAELIKSGKKALPEIMVPVVSCVNEIKDQYDIIKRVYDEVKAKHGVKNLPYSVGTMIEIPRAALIADKIAEAAHFFSFGTNDLTQLTFGFSRDDIGSFLGHYLEKGILKIDPFQSIDTEGVGELIKTGITRGRKTRKDLKIGICGEHGGDPASIEFCYKAGMNYVSCSPFRVPIARLAAARAVLK